ggagatacttggctaaggcactactcgctcgagtaatgtgccttagcgagtatactcactcatctctagtgatgatcaCTCACTAAATGGAGGCAGACCTCATTGGAGACCTCTTCTGCTCACCCTATTCAATTCAAAGTatataggcagttgttcatagacgaACGACACTTGTTTAAACAAGCCCACAATTGTTTGATTTTTAGGCGATTCTTGATTACTTGCCTGTTGGGTCATGTGTTCATATGGGCCCAcactcttttgagcgattactcAGGCAACTATCAgcctatgtaaaagcacccttagcttGATGTAACGAGTGCTGATTGACACGTATGTCAATTGGCACTGATTTAATTTCCTTTTACAAAAGCCAAGAATTGGCTtatggggatgaacaattgtAGTTATGATCGTTCGTCTCTAAATGCTGGCTGTACATCTCCAAGTTCACATGAGATGATTAGCGAACATTTTTATATTGGCTGAAACTCACAGATCAGCTGACAAACGAATATTCACTAATTTGTCAAATGATCATTGGCAGTTTTGCACTGCCCAATTGTCATCCAAACAAATGATAGGGGGGAAACGTTCATGCCCCATAATCAAGTCACGTAAAAAAAACCTCTAGACACCATGGCTAAATTCATGGTAAGCTAGCGTaacctatcagtatgtttttggagtgttagAGGAAACCAAAGTACCCGGAAACTCATGTAAACacatggagaacatacaaacttcatgtgcGTTTTGTCTTTAGCCTGACTCGGGAACCCCAGGGAGACAAGGCAACaatgttaaccactgagccactgtgctgtTTTCGAACCTTTGTTTTCGAACTACGTTTTTTATGCTGAGAATGTATAGGTTAATTTCCCGCTCACTAAGATGACACTATTTATGGACCTACAGGCAATCGTTTTTTGACAGTAAATTTCCTGGCAAGCAACCAAACTCTTTCATTAGCCAAAAGtgtcgcttcccaatgtcacatCATTTTAAAATTCATGCAAAAATGTAACTTTAACAGGATGTACATAAAGTACTTCTGGCAACTTACCAAAAATTTATTTAagtaaaactgaaaataattgtcatTGTAATTGATCAGTTGATTGATTTTACTTAAAGCATTATGTTTTTATGCATTTTGAATGTTTGATCAATAATTGATGTTACTATTGTGCTGTTTTTCAGGCAAGGATGAGCCCAGCAGCTATACATGTACAACATGTAAACAGCCATTCTCCAGTGCATGGTTTCTTCTGCAACATGCACAGAACACTCACGGCTTCAGAATCTATCTGGAAAGTGAACATGGCAGTCCTCTTACACCCCGGGTAGGCATTCCATCAGGACTGGGTGCAGAATGTCCTTCACAGCCACCACTCCATGGAATTCATATTGCTGACAATAATCCCTTTAACCTATTGAGAATCCCCGGATCAGTATCAAGAGAGGCTTCTGGTCTATCTGAGGGTCGATTCCCACCAACTCCCCCATTATTTAGCCCCCCACCAAGACATCATTTGGATCCACATCGTATAGAACGTCTGGGTGCAGAAGAAATGGCTCTCGCAACACATCACCCGAGTGCCTTTGACAGGGTACTACGACTTAACCCCCTGGCTATGGAGCCACCAGCAATGGATTTTTCAAGGAGACTTAGAGAGCTAGCTGGTAACACTTCCAGTTCCAGTCCCCCTTTGTCACCCAATCGGCCAAGCCCTATGCAAAGGTTACTGCAGCCATTCCAGTCCAGCAGCAAACCACCATTTTTGGCAACTCCACCCCTCCCTCCTCTTCAATCTGTACCTCCTCCTTCCCAACCTCCTATGAAATCAAAATCTTGTGAGTTTTGTGGGAAAACTTTTAAATTTCAAAGCAATCTAGTAGTACACCGTAGAAGCCACACTGGAGAAAAACCTTATAAATGCAACCTGTGCGACCATGCATGCACGCAGGCCAGCAAACTAAAACGCCACATGAAAACACACATGCATAAATCCTCCCCAATGACAGTTAAATCAGATGATGGTCTTTCCACAGCCAGTTCTCCAGAGCCAGGAACCAGTGATTTAGTTGGCAGTGCAAGCAATGCCCTCAAGTCTGTAGTGGCCAAGTTCAAAAGTGAAAATGATCCAAACATGATCCCAGAGAATGGtgatgaggaagaagaggaagaagaggaggaggaggaagaggaggaggaagaggaggaggaggaggaggatttgaCAGAAACAGACAGTAGACCGGATTATAGTTTTGCCCTAAATCTTGAAGCTGCTCGTCACCACGAAAATAACTCGAGATCTGGTGAGGAAAGCCGATCTATGCCTGATGTCATGCAAAGCGTGGGTCTTGGTGCAATGCATCACTTTAGTGATGCCTTTCATCAGGCGTTGGTTGATAAACATAAAAGAGGGCATTTATCTGAACCAGAAGCGCAAAGAGACACTTGTGATGAAGACTCAGTGGCAGGAGAATCAGACCGCATAGATGGTGGTACTGTTAACGGGAGGGGGTGTTCACCTGGTGAATCTGCTTCAGGAGGCTTGTCAAAAAAATTGCTTCTTGGTAGCCCAAGTTCCATGAGTCCTTTTTCTAAACGCATCAAACTTGAGAAGGAATTTGACCTCCCTGCTGCCGCTATGCCTAACACAGAAAATGTTTACTCCCAGTGGCTTGCTGGCTATGCCGCATCTAGGCAGCTAAAAGATCCATTCCTTACTTTTGGAGACTCTAGACAATCGCCATTTGCCTCCTCTTCAGAGCACTCATCTGAAAATGGTAGTTTACGTTTCTCTACTCCTCCAGGGGAGATGGATGGAGGGATTTCAGGCCGTAGTGGCACAGGAAGTGGAGGAAGCACTCCCCATATTAGTGGCCCAGGGCCTGGAAGGCCCAGTTCAAAAGAGGGCAAGCGCAGCGACACTTGTGAGTACTGTGGAAAAATCTTCAAGAACTGTAGTAACCTTACTGTTCACAGGAGGAGCCACACTGGTGAAAGGCCATATAAGTGTGAGCTTTGCAACTACGCCTGCGCGCAGAGTAGCAAACTTACCCGGCACATGAAAACACATGGTCAGGTGGGAAAGGACgtttacaaatgtgaaatttgtcaGATGCCTTTTAGCGTGTACAGTACCCTGGAGAAACACATGAAAAAATGGCACAGTGATCGAGTCTTGAATAATGATATAAAAACTGAATAGAGGTATATCGATAAACCCCATGTAGATTTTTTTCTAGTCCCTTGTGataaaaaataatgaaagctAAAGATACAAGACCGTGCTTATCACTAGcactcctgatttttttttttttttttttacaattttttttaatttttttgttttcaccgTTTGAATGCATGTTCTTTATTGGGGCAATACTATTGCATTTTACGCAAACTTTGAGCCTTTCTCTTGTGCAATAATTTACATGTTGTGTATGTTGTTTttctaagtttattttttttatataatagaCAGCATGTATATGGTATGTTATAGCTATTTTCATTTGTCCCTGAATTAGTTGCAAAACAAACATTACTGTTTCCAGTTCTGTGCTGACAAGTGACCATGCTGCATACATTCTGCAATACATATCATGTACAGTTTTGTGTTCTGATGTGCAGAGGGAGCATCTCTTCACCAGACTTCCAGGGACAGGTATTATAGTGCTGCAAATGCTGGTGGAACCTCATCTCCTCATGCCAGGGGTTACTTTTTAGTGTATTAAAGAAGCAAATATTATGACAAAAGAAGCAAACcaacaacaaaaaatacatagAAAAAAAGGCCTTTAAATAATAATTTGTACTTTCATTTGGTTTAAATAAAGCATATCTGAGTGCCTTCAGTCTATTTGAAACCATGTCAATGGTTCTTTCTATGTTGAAATGAACATGTAGCTTAATTCAACTTGGATATATGTAGGTCTCCATTGATCTAATGTATTATAATATATTGTATTTCTTATAACTGAGGCTACCTAAAATACGACCCAGTATGTCCTAGTTAATCATCATTTTGCCATGATATTTATTTATTGAAGTGTAAGCTAGTTGCCCTTGAATTGAAGGAATATGATTCTTAGTTCCAGTTTTACCTTTGGGttcaggggttttccaggaaaaaaaactaaacatttaAGGGcctattaggataggtcatcaacgtgTTTGATCGAAGAAGCTTGACGTCCGGAACTCTCGTGATCAGCGGTATGAAGGGATAGCGGGACTCAAGTGAGTGCCGTATCTCTGTAACTGTTTAGCCAGGTACAATGGTTGAGCCTGGTACCCCAGCTTTGCCAAATTCCAGTTCAtcaggctgagctgcagtaccaggtacaACCGTCTTCAGCTTTTGATTCTGCTTATCCCTATTTtttggatagttcatcaatatgtTGTTGTACAGGTTTGATATTGGGGACCCCCTCCTATAACACTTTGATGCCTATGTTGAGGATCGGCTATCACAGTTCTTTTGGtgggataggccaccaatagtagtTGGGAGGGGAACTGCAACCCCgaattcccactgatcagctgttctcccgACCTCTACacccatgcactgagctgatttcggcaggaagcagacagctctgtttttacTGCAATTTCCAGATTTGGTCTTATAGGCAAGTTCCCATtcacctattcacttcaatgagaactgtgccagtaataccaagccttgccactgcagtcggaacagagctgcctgcttcttgcagaaatcgtCTCAATGCACAAAACCAGTGGTCCATTGAACAATTGATTGTTGAGGGTCACTGGCAGCAAACccctactgatctactattaatgatgacctatcttgagctttcgaccatcaatagtttacaactggacaacctctttaaagctgAACTAGAATTCTATGACCAAAACGTTAATTGTTTTAGAATCTAGAAACTTTTTTTGTAAGCATATGAAAAAAACTTTCTAAAGAAATCCCAAATCAAATTATTAGCAACATATGTGGTTGTCTGATTGACAATCGGTAACAATGTGGTCCAATTCTGTACCCAGGTAACAATGATATGTTATCCAGTGGCACAGTAGACACAGTCAATGTGGTACCTAAAAAAAGTGGACATATAAGCTAAATACAATGATGATTAACTATGAACTTTTGAAACTTGTCTCAAAAAAATACCCCTTAAAAATTTAGGAACATGCGTAAAAGCAAAAATTCTACCCAACAATATATCTctattgctgatttttttttctttgcactgtCTATTGTTATTGCAAATATACAAATTCATTGTCTCAATTATTAAGCTACTATCAGCCCCGGTTGGTCTTCAAATAGCACTTGACTCTTCCAGAAATGTGTGTACCTTTTTCCTTTTAATCAGAGGTACTGTGGTGGAGTATAAAAAATGCTCAGATACAATAAAATGCACTGTACAATTTTCCCTGTTTACAGGCTTACATAGAAGggaaatgttgcaaaaaaaaaatttatatatatataagtatatagaAAAGATGTATGTACGTGCGACTACATGCACCTACAGACATATACACCTAGGTAAATATAAAAGAAtgaaaatatatagatatatatacatacaagtatgcatgtatatatatactctgCCAGTTATGTACTTGACTTACAGATATGCTGAAACCATGTAGACAATGCTGTGAAAGGAAACAGACCACATGTACTTTACAAAATAATGATCGCTTTGGCCTTTACAGTACAGGGGTATTTttggtgtacaaaaaaaactgttttaaaaaaactttttttttttttacatttttttttattttacaaaaagGTATACATTTTGTTGAGGGGATTGTATTTTAGGGCTTCGTTGTCTTGTTCAAGACGTAATATTcattgcaaataaaaaaaatggtagagGAACTTCTATGCCTTGGATATATCCTGGTTTTTTCAGGTTGTTTATAAATGTGCATCGGGAAAAGGTTCCATATTATATAGTACTTAAATCTAGGGAAATGCACACTCATGTCAATTCCTATGCTAAAACAAATCTATTGTctctttttctgtactttttagaATGGTATTTGACTTTAAATGTGCATCTAGTGTAGGAACTATAGTATTTATATTGAAGCTTGTATTTTTAACAGTTACTTGTTCTTTTTTGGAAAGGTATccatgtaccttttttttttcacagtagTGGAATAAAACACAGGctgccacagtatatatatatatatatacatatatatatataaatatattttttttttatttcggcAGGATAATATAGTGCAAATTATTTGTATGTTTTAAAacgagaaaatagaaaaaaaaaaaatgaagtgtgaCATTGTACAGTACAGAAGCCATATGATGGCGACTTGGGAATACCGATTAGAATGTCATAAAAATGAGCCGTCTTACAGAGGGCTATACAtatctttttgttttgttcttttctCTGGCTGCCATACTGTACACAGTACTGCAAGCTGATGGCATTGGTTTGTTCTGTAGCGTGCTTTCTGTCCCTTTTTCCACCTACATTCCAGCATCAAAACTTCATATGCAGTAAAAGAAACACATTTTATTTCTTTTCATTGCCAAAAACTAAATAATGGTGCTTTATATTTAGATcggagggaataaaaaaaaaaatcatatgcaaaGCATATTAAAGTGGAGGATCACTCAAgtcaatagtttttcttttttttttgtaaatggcaATGTAGAATATTTTGTTATTGGCCTTTTCTATTCCTGTAATGAAAGCTGTTTGTCGTAACTTGAAATTTTATCTtttactatgggagtcactatttatTATTGGTCGTGTGCTTATGTTTAAAACAGAGGCacctattttgatctttttttaaaaaaaatatttttcttattatttttttttaattttatttcaatGACCAAAGGTCATGCAAACCTGGCTTTTATTGTATTTGTTTCTGGTCTGTTAATTTCTATTGGAGAAACCACTGTCTGtgttttttttggcagttgtctgCATTATCCTGTTCATATACCCATTTTGTCccttttattgaaaaataaaaaagtaataaaatacacAGCAACAGACTCTTGTGACCTTATTTGACACGATTATTAAAAAATACCTTGGTAGGAAATACCATGGAAAACAAGCTAAATTATTGAATTAGTTACACTTTGCATCACCGTTTCCAATTAATTATAGTTAACCTTATGAAGAAAAGGTATATATTCTACATTAGACTTTTTCAGTCTCTTAGAacctttcttccttttttaagTTAGAATCCAATGTTTTAggacacaaaagaaaaaaaaaattggttaaaaaaaaaatatatatatattcaatttTTCACACTAGTTAAAAATTTTCTTGGAAGAAAACCACAACATCAACCCACGTTTCACCAgcttcactattttttttttatatctgtacAAACTATTGATTAAAAGTTGCCTGCAAagtcagttttttttgttcttctttcAGTCCCCATATTTGTTTTCCATTTTACAAACCATGCATGCATTACCATCCATATGACTTCTATTTGTATATTCTAtgtactgtatttttatttttttaagaaattTTGTCAAAAAacggcaaaaaaataataatttgccaCACAATTagcaaaaaggcaaaaaaaccccacagtatTGTTTTCATGCTATGCATAATGGTTTGTAATCTTCTTGTTCCCCATGTTTTTTcggtagtactttttttttatttactaagAGTGTGATTTGTATCCCTTTTTTCTAGGGGGAAAATACAGCATCTTTAAATCTAAGGACAGAACAATCAAATTTATATGGCAAGAAGTCTGAAAAGATATGCAAAAGTGTAAACAAATATGCATACCAATTTGGCCAGAAATAAATAACACCTAGTTTTGGAAGACAAGAAGATAAAGGAGAAGATGATCGTGCTGATATGAACAGGCCAACCtattgtaaatgaaaaaaaaaaatccttcaacCTGACCTCTATGTATTACACTTGTAGTTGAGTATTATTGGTCATTGCACCTAGCAGGAATGCTCTTAGAGTACATTACTTCCCTCTATTGACATGACTTTGACTCTTTTTAAAAGAAATTAGCCACAAAAGCCAGCACAGAATTAAAGATGtaacaacataaaaaaaagttttgtgaagatatatatataaaaaaaatcatatcaacaacatcaatttttttcacttttcctttAAGTTTTTGGAAAAACAGATGCCCATTTTGAGAATAAAAGAATTAACACCATACAAGTAACTCTTATCATTTCAACTTACTGTTTGCTggactgaaatggaaaaaaaatcccagGCTGAGGCAGTACATTTTGCTGTCTTGGTCTTTTTAGGACTTCA
Above is a window of Eleutherodactylus coqui strain aEleCoq1 chromosome 3, aEleCoq1.hap1, whole genome shotgun sequence DNA encoding:
- the BCL11A gene encoding B-cell lymphoma/leukemia 11A isoform X2 translates to MSRRKQGKPQHLSKREYSPEPVEAILTDDEPDNSTLGTGEGDHDLLTCGQCQMNFPLGDILIFIEHKRKQCNGSLCLEKAVDKPPSPTPSELKKASNPVEVGIQVTPEDDDCLSTSSRGICPKQENAAGKDEPSSYTCTTCKQPFSSAWFLLQHAQNTHGFRIYLESEHGSPLTPRVGIPSGLGAECPSQPPLHGIHIADNNPFNLLRIPGSVSREASGLSEGRFPPTPPLFSPPPRHHLDPHRIERLGAEEMALATHHPSAFDRVLRLNPLAMEPPAMDFSRRLRELAGNTSSSSPPLSPNRPSPMQRLLQPFQSSSKPPFLATPPLPPLQSVPPPSQPPMKSKSCEFCGKTFKFQSNLVVHRRSHTGEKPYKCNLCDHACTQASKLKRHMKTHMHKSSPMTVKSDDGLSTASSPEPGTSDLVGSASNALKSVVAKFKSENDPNMIPENGDEEEEEEEEEEEEEEEEEEEEEDLTETDSRPDYSFALNLEAARHHENNSRSGEESRSMPDVMQSVGLGAMHHFSDAFHQALVDKHKRGHLSEPEAQRDTCDEDSVAGESDRIDGGTVNGRGCSPGESASGGLSKKLLLGSPSSMSPFSKRIKLEKEFDLPAAAMPNTENVYSQWLAGYAASRQLKDPFLTFGDSRQSPFASSSEHSSENGSLRFSTPPGEMDGGISGRSGTGSGGSTPHISGPGPGRPSSKEGKRSDTCEYCGKIFKNCSNLTVHRRSHTGERPYKCELCNYACAQSSKLTRHMKTHGQGENTASLNLRTEQSNLYGKKSEKICKSVNKYAYQFGQK
- the BCL11A gene encoding B-cell lymphoma/leukemia 11A isoform X3 — protein: MSRRKQGKPQHLSKREYSPEPVEAILTDDEPDNSTLGTGEGDHDLLTCGQCQMNFPLGDILIFIEHKRKQCNGSLCLEKAVDKPPSPTPSELKKASNPVEVGIQVTPEDDDCLSTSSRGICPKQENAAGKDEPSSYTCTTCKQPFSSAWFLLQHAQNTHGFRIYLESEHGSPLTPRVGIPSGLGAECPSQPPLHGIHIADNNPFNLLRIPGSVSREASGLSEGRFPPTPPLFSPPPRHHLDPHRIERLGAEEMALATHHPSAFDRVLRLNPLAMEPPAMDFSRRLRELAGNTSSSSPPLSPNRPSPMQRLLQPFQSSSKPPFLATPPLPPLQSVPPPSQPPMKSKSCEFCGKTFKFQSNLVVHRRSHTGEKPYKCNLCDHACTQASKLKRHMKTHMHKSSPMTVKSDDGLSTASSPEPGTSDLVGSASNALKSVVAKFKSENDPNMIPENGDEEEEEEEEEEEEEEEEEEEEEDLTETDSRPDYSFALNLEAARHHENNSRSGEESRSMPDVMQSVGLGAMHHFSDAFHQALVDKHKRGHLSEPEAQRDTCDEDSVAGESDRIDGGTVNGRGCSPGESASGGLSKKLLLGSPSSMSPFSKRIKLEKEFDLPAAAMPNTENVYSQWLAGYAASRQLKDPFLTFGDSRQSPFASSSEHSSENGSLRFSTPPGEMDGGISGRSGTGSGGSTPHISGPGPGRPSSKEGKRSDTWGKYSIFKSKDRTIKFIWQEV
- the BCL11A gene encoding B-cell lymphoma/leukemia 11A isoform X1, yielding MSRRKQGKPQHLSKREYSPEPVEAILTDDEPDNSTLGTGEGDHDLLTCGQCQMNFPLGDILIFIEHKRKQCNGSLCLEKAVDKPPSPTPSELKKASNPVEVGIQVTPEDDDCLSTSSRGICPKQENAAGKDEPSSYTCTTCKQPFSSAWFLLQHAQNTHGFRIYLESEHGSPLTPRVGIPSGLGAECPSQPPLHGIHIADNNPFNLLRIPGSVSREASGLSEGRFPPTPPLFSPPPRHHLDPHRIERLGAEEMALATHHPSAFDRVLRLNPLAMEPPAMDFSRRLRELAGNTSSSSPPLSPNRPSPMQRLLQPFQSSSKPPFLATPPLPPLQSVPPPSQPPMKSKSCEFCGKTFKFQSNLVVHRRSHTGEKPYKCNLCDHACTQASKLKRHMKTHMHKSSPMTVKSDDGLSTASSPEPGTSDLVGSASNALKSVVAKFKSENDPNMIPENGDEEEEEEEEEEEEEEEEEEEEEDLTETDSRPDYSFALNLEAARHHENNSRSGEESRSMPDVMQSVGLGAMHHFSDAFHQALVDKHKRGHLSEPEAQRDTCDEDSVAGESDRIDGGTVNGRGCSPGESASGGLSKKLLLGSPSSMSPFSKRIKLEKEFDLPAAAMPNTENVYSQWLAGYAASRQLKDPFLTFGDSRQSPFASSSEHSSENGSLRFSTPPGEMDGGISGRSGTGSGGSTPHISGPGPGRPSSKEGKRSDTCEYCGKIFKNCSNLTVHRRSHTGERPYKCELCNYACAQSSKLTRHMKTHGQVGKDVYKCEICQMPFSVYSTLEKHMKKWHSDRVLNNDIKTE